In Leclercia sp. LSNIH1, the genomic stretch CGCTGATCGCCCACGCCCAGGAAGTGGTGCTGTACGACCATCCGCTGCAGATGGATCTGACCGCGCGCATTAAAGAGGCGAACGAGCAGGGCAAACCGCCGCTGGATATCCACGTTCTGCCGCGCGACAAGCACTGGCATAAGCTGCTGCACTCCCTGATTGCCGAGCTGAAGCCTGAGATGAGCGGCCCGGCGCTGGCGGTGATCGAGAATCTTGAGAAAGCCTCCGAGCAGGAGCTGGAGCAGATGGCGAGCGCGCTGTTTGCCTCTGATTTTGCCTCGGTCAGCAGTGATAAAGCCCCGTTCATCTGGGCTGCCCTGTCGCTCTACTGGGCGCAAATGGCGAGCCTCATCCCGGGTAAAGCCCGCGCTGAATATGGTGAAGCCCGCCAGTTCTGCCCGGTGTGCGGTTCAATGCCGGTCTCCAGCATGGTGCAAATTGGAACCACTCAGGGGTTGCGCTACCTGCACTGCAACCTGTGTGAAACCGAGTGGCACGTGGTGCGCGTGAAGTGCAGCAACTGTGAACAGACCCGCGATCTGCACTACTGGTCGCTGGAAAATGAACAGTCCGCGGTGAAAGCCGAGAGCTGCGGCGATTGCGGCACCTACCTGAAGATTTTGTATCAGGAAAAAGACCCGAAAGTGGAAGCCGTCGCTGACGATCTCGCAACGCTGATCCTGGACGCAAAAATGGAGCAGGAGAGCTTTGCCCGCAGCTCTATTAACCCGTTCCTGTTCCCGGGTGAAGGGGAGTAATCTCCTGTGAGAGTGCCGGGCGGCGCAAGCTTGCCCGGCCTACAGTTGATAGGGCGAAACCACCCCTGCTATACCTGCAAAATCT encodes the following:
- the fdhE gene encoding formate dehydrogenase accessory protein FdhE translates to MSIRIIPQDELGSSEKRTAEVIPPLLFPRLKNLYNRRAERLRELAESNPLGDYLRFAALIAHAQEVVLYDHPLQMDLTARIKEANEQGKPPLDIHVLPRDKHWHKLLHSLIAELKPEMSGPALAVIENLEKASEQELEQMASALFASDFASVSSDKAPFIWAALSLYWAQMASLIPGKARAEYGEARQFCPVCGSMPVSSMVQIGTTQGLRYLHCNLCETEWHVVRVKCSNCEQTRDLHYWSLENEQSAVKAESCGDCGTYLKILYQEKDPKVEAVADDLATLILDAKMEQESFARSSINPFLFPGEGE